Within Candidatus Methylomirabilota bacterium, the genomic segment TGCCTCCCGGCAGCACGCAAGGTGACGCGCCTTCCACGCGGTGAGCTGGAGGGAGCCGGCGATCAGGACGACCACACCGACCGCGATTGCTGCGGCGCGCGCCAGCGCCGGCTGCTGCATCTCGATCGCCGCCAGCGCGACGCCCAGCGGAAAAGCGGCCATTCCGAAAACGGTCCAGACGAAGAAGTAACCCACGCCCACGAGCGCGGTCAGCCGACCGAGGCGCGTCTCGCCTGTCCTGCCAACGGCCTGGCGGTAGCGCCACAGCATTGGGACCAAGGACGGCAGCATCATCGCCACCATCATCACGACCCACATGCCAAGGAACGACGCCGCGGCGCCGGGCCACGTCTGTCCGGGCATCCGCATCCACGCCATCGACATCGTCCAGCCGCCGGGCATCGGCATCTCGCCCATCGCCGACATGGACGCGCACCAGACGATCGTTACCGCTGCGCTGACAGCGAAGAGCAGCGCTGAGACGCCCAAAAACGCTTGCTGGGAAGCTCGCTCGGAAGCCATGCGTCGTGAGATCTCCAGTCCCGCGGTTGCGCCACGACAACCACGACTTCGCTCAGCCCTTGTTGTACTCGTCGTGGCGGCGCATCCAGACGCCCGTCTCGTTGCGCCCCCTGGGTGCGCGGTCGAGCCACTGGTACAAGCCCCAGAGGCCGTCCAGTCCGCGCGCATA encodes:
- a CDS encoding DUF2182 domain-containing protein; translation: MASERASQQAFLGVSALLFAVSAAVTIVWCASMSAMGEMPMPGGWTMSMAWMRMPGQTWPGAAASFLGMWVVMMVAMMLPSLVPMLWRYRQAVGRTGETRLGRLTALVGVGYFFVWTVFGMAAFPLGVALAAIEMQQPALARAAAIAVGVVVLIAGSLQLTAWKARHLACCREAPGRGRTLPADAGTAWRHGLRLGLHCSHCCAGLMAILWVIGVMDLRAMAVVAAAITVERLAPAGERVARAIGAVVVGAGLFLIARAAGLG